From a region of the Halanaerobiales bacterium genome:
- a CDS encoding Wadjet anti-phage system protein JetD domain-containing protein, producing MKKLQENKEYFSDIFKQFKKDKLSHRKRFYLNDLKNYIIKKVNGVEAYSKIGGYKTLYKLLKDKEKADEIRAIKSSSLNDRNPPLKKRWELVKDKKEKWDKREIFCLSSKLDLSYYLKRPDLQNTKLLEKLKKVYLFLKEKDEREWASREERSLELFDDEKFLSRKEGRRFLRRLKLSLADLKAEKYSQMFVYWKNNIKIKKVLILENHSIFISCKRALSDDIPLFSFSPDTLIYGSGKHIVKSLSFLKEIADINEVEIYYVGDIDPAGFSIYHFLKEKYEDFNLQLFKEFYREMIKRGNKGYEIKTEQNKNKVVLDTILKEFKVKKDKNFRETIKYLWENNLRIPQEVITYEVLKGEYNI from the coding sequence ATGAAAAAGTTACAGGAAAATAAAGAATATTTTTCTGATATATTTAAACAATTCAAAAAAGATAAATTAAGTCATAGGAAAAGATTTTATTTAAATGATCTTAAAAATTATATTATAAAAAAGGTTAATGGGGTTGAAGCTTATTCAAAAATAGGGGGCTATAAAACTTTATATAAACTTTTAAAAGATAAAGAAAAAGCTGATGAAATTAGAGCCATAAAAAGTTCTTCTTTAAATGATAGGAATCCACCTTTAAAAAAGAGGTGGGAGTTAGTTAAAGATAAAAAAGAAAAATGGGATAAAAGAGAAATATTCTGTCTTTCTTCAAAACTGGATTTAAGCTATTATTTAAAAAGACCAGATTTGCAAAATACTAAACTTCTGGAAAAGCTTAAGAAAGTTTATCTGTTTCTTAAAGAAAAAGATGAACGAGAATGGGCCAGCCGTGAGGAAAGATCCCTAGAACTTTTTGATGATGAAAAATTTTTGTCAAGAAAAGAAGGCAGAAGATTTTTGAGGAGATTAAAACTTTCCCTTGCTGACTTGAAAGCGGAAAAATATAGCCAGATGTTTGTTTATTGGAAAAACAATATTAAGATAAAAAAAGTACTTATTCTAGAGAATCATTCTATTTTTATAAGTTGTAAAAGAGCATTAAGTGATGACATTCCCCTGTTTTCTTTTTCTCCTGATACTTTAATTTATGGTTCAGGTAAACATATCGTAAAAAGCCTTTCTTTTCTGAAGGAAATAGCTGACATAAATGAAGTTGAAATTTATTATGTAGGTGATATAGACCCTGCTGGTTTTTCAATTTATCATTTTCTTAAAGAGAAATATGAAGACTTTAATTTGCAGTTATTTAAAGAATTTTATAGAGAAATGATAAAAAGAGGTAACAAAGGTTATGAAATAAAAACTGAACAAAATAAAAACAAAGTTGTTTTAGATACTATTTTAAAAGAATTTAAGGTCAAAAAAGACAAGAATTTTAGAGAGACAATAAAATATTTATGGGAAAATAATCTGCGAATTCCCCAGGAAGTTATAACTTATGAGGTTTTAAAAGGGGAATATAATATTTAA
- the recQ gene encoding DNA helicase RecQ — protein MLEKAKKILKKYYGFQKFKEGQKEVIESILNKKDTVAIMPTGSGKSLCYQIPAVIFSGVTIVISPLISLMKDQVDALEGMGMAATYINSSINYSEVEERFQQTAKGKYKLLYVAPERLKSSKFLSLLETINISMVAIDEAHCVSQWGHDFRPSYLYISKIINQFSNRPVISAFTATATPEVKEDISKQLSMIKPNVYTTGFDRENLSFKLRRGIDKDQFILDYVAVNNDVPGIIYTATRKEVDRIDKLLSEAGYKTGRYHAGLSDQEREEAQEDFLYDNINIVIATNAFGMGIDKSNVRYVIHYNMPKNIESYYQEAGRAGRDGEPADCILLYAPHDKHIQKFLIDQTETSQDRKEKHLNKLKEMVDYCHTSKCLRGYILDYFDDDQNLDYCDNCSNCNDEREQVDITVKAQKILSCVYRLNERWGMSVTAKVLAGSKSKKVLKNNLNEVSTYGIMSEYTIKAIKDMINLLIADKFLSQSGGKYPVLELNQKSYQVLKGEEEVYQRLEKEQQKVSSDSELFGILRSLRKKISEEENVPPYIVFHDSTLKEMCKYYPMTENTMLNISGVGEVKYKKYGELFMEKIKKYLD, from the coding sequence ATGTTAGAAAAAGCTAAAAAGATATTGAAAAAGTATTATGGGTTTCAAAAATTTAAAGAAGGTCAAAAAGAAGTTATTGAAAGTATTTTAAATAAAAAAGATACGGTAGCAATTATGCCTACTGGTTCAGGAAAGTCATTGTGTTATCAAATACCGGCAGTTATTTTTTCTGGAGTTACGATTGTTATATCTCCTTTGATTTCACTTATGAAAGATCAGGTAGATGCTTTAGAAGGAATGGGAATGGCTGCAACATATATAAATAGTTCTATTAATTATAGTGAAGTGGAGGAACGTTTTCAGCAAACAGCTAAGGGAAAATATAAACTGCTTTATGTTGCGCCAGAAAGGTTAAAATCTTCGAAGTTTCTTAGTTTATTAGAAACAATTAATATTTCAATGGTGGCTATTGATGAAGCACATTGTGTATCACAATGGGGACATGATTTTAGACCCAGTTATTTATATATTTCTAAAATAATAAATCAATTTTCTAATAGACCTGTAATCTCAGCTTTTACTGCTACTGCAACTCCAGAAGTAAAGGAAGATATCAGTAAGCAGTTAAGTATGATTAAACCTAATGTCTATACTACAGGTTTTGATCGAGAGAATTTATCTTTTAAACTTAGAAGAGGTATTGATAAAGATCAATTTATTTTAGATTATGTTGCTGTTAATAATGATGTGCCTGGGATAATATATACTGCTACAAGAAAAGAGGTTGATAGAATAGATAAACTTTTATCAGAAGCAGGTTATAAAACTGGTCGTTATCATGCTGGATTATCTGATCAGGAGCGTGAAGAAGCTCAAGAAGATTTTTTGTATGATAATATTAATATTGTCATTGCAACAAATGCTTTTGGAATGGGAATAGACAAGTCTAATGTCCGTTATGTAATTCATTATAATATGCCAAAAAACATTGAATCATATTATCAAGAAGCAGGTAGAGCAGGACGAGATGGCGAGCCAGCTGATTGTATTTTGCTTTATGCTCCTCATGATAAACACATTCAAAAATTTCTTATTGATCAAACTGAAACCAGTCAGGATAGGAAAGAAAAACATTTGAATAAATTAAAGGAGATGGTTGATTATTGTCATACCTCAAAGTGTCTGCGAGGATATATTCTAGATTATTTTGATGATGATCAAAATCTAGATTATTGTGATAACTGCAGTAACTGTAATGATGAGCGAGAACAGGTTGATATTACAGTAAAAGCTCAAAAGATTTTGTCATGTGTATATAGATTAAATGAAAGATGGGGAATGTCTGTTACGGCTAAAGTGCTGGCAGGTTCTAAAAGTAAAAAAGTACTAAAGAATAATTTAAATGAGGTTTCAACATATGGAATTATGTCAGAATATACTATAAAAGCTATAAAAGATATGATAAATTTGCTGATTGCTGATAAATTTTTAAGTCAATCAGGTGGTAAATATCCAGTTTTAGAATTAAATCAAAAATCTTATCAGGTTTTAAAAGGGGAAGAAGAAGTTTATCAACGCCTTGAAAAAGAACAACAAAAGGTCAGCAGTGATAGCGAACTTTTTGGCATTTTACGTTCATTAAGAAAAAAGATATCAGAAGAAGAAAATGTTCCACCATATATAGTTTTTCATGATAGTACTTTAAAAGAAATGTGTAAATATTATCCTATGACCGAAAATACAATGTTAAATATAAGTGGAGTGGGAGAAGTTAAGTACAAGAAATATGGAGAGTTATTTATGGAAAAAATCAAAAAATATCTTGAT